The nucleotide sequence CACGTTCACGCAGCTTCTTAAATGAAGAGCAGATCTTTTCCAGATCCGTTTGACTGTTCAACCACGTTGGGTCGTTACGGAGCATCAGACCTTCGTGTGCTCTCACCTGCAGGTTGCTGTTGCGGCGTCGGGGGCTGCACTTGCGTTTGCTCAGGATGCATCTGGACGAACAGTCGAAGAAGTTGCAGTCGTCGTCACTGCTGCAGTTCTGGTCCAGGATGTCCCTCATTTTGGGCTCAAAGAACGCCATGTCCACGTCAATCGCCACAACCTTACAAATGTCAAACGAAATCTAGAATTAAAACAGTCCTCCTTCCAGAGGAcgtgatttggcttcactttagggagCTGTCctggcgtccatctttattcgcGGCCTCTGACCGAGACGTGGACTCACCGTCAGGTCCGTCCTGATGGCAAAGTTCTCCGGTTTGATGTCGCACAGGTGCAGTTTGTGGGTGAAGTCGTTGTCAAAGTGCCAAACCATGTCCAGAAAACTCAGCGCGATGCGATGCACCATCTCCCGGGCCGTCCACCTCCCGCGGGCTCCGCCTTGGTCCTGACCCTGCAGCCCAGAGACGTCCTCCAGGGAAAAGATGTTCTGGTCCCAGGCGTGTCCGGCAGACAGGAACTCCACGGCGTAGAAATGACCGCAGGACCCCAGAACCTTCGCCACGTGGACGCTGAGGTCCTGCAGGACTCTGAGGGACATTCAGAGAAACAATATCTAaagacaatgttttcattttctagaAGAGACGTCTGAAGGACGACATCACCTTTTACTGTACACTGCAGTTTGTGTTCATATCAAACctaagtaacacacacacacacacacacacagacacacacacacagacagacacacacacacagacagacacacacacacacagataagcAGCAGGTCATCTTCGTCTCACCAGGTTTCTTTTTATTCTCGTCTTCAGATGAACAAATGATTCATGGaatcataaaaacaacatttgtccAAAACTAGGAGCCTGGTCTCACTTTTCATTTGACAGTTGGTCAGTGTTCTGGAGTTTTCTGtggaggaagtgatgtcagCTGTCTCACCTGAGGAAGGTGtactcctcctgctgcagcagggACCACAGGGACGCCAGCTCCGCTCTGGAGAAACTCTTGTCCTGGTTCTTCAGCTTCTTCCCCCAGAGTTTGGCCAGAGAGCtgttacctcctcctcctccttcctcatccTCGTCTTCTTCAGCCAGCCCCAGCGAGTTCCGTACCTGGCATCAGAGGAAGTATTTACGTCGGCCTGTAAGATAAgcacatttgtgtttgagcCAAATGCCGAGGATTTGATGTGACTTACTTCCAGAGTGGCGTAGAAAACCACATCGAGAGGGGAGAgctcctctgctgtgtcctGTCGAACAGAGGGACAGATTGAGATCGTTATTTCTTCTGATCTGAGTTTAGTGGCTGGAATCAAAGCGCAGGCGTCACCTGGTAGTCCAGGATTCCCAGAGGCTCATAGGAGGAGAAGTTCTCCAGCTTGGACTTCAGGATGATGGGTTTTCCTCTCCACCGAGCCTCGATCACCTTCTTCCCGTTCTCGTAGTAGAGGCAGCGCTTGTACTCGACCAAGCTGAGCACACACAGGTCCTCGCACATGTCCCCCGTCACCGAGCCGTCGCCGAACTCCAGACACTGAGGGACAGAGCGGGGGACACACAGAGGTTCGTCAGGGAGCAGCTGGACATGAAATGTTGGTAAAGAGTCAAAGTTTTaacaaggaaacaaaaataattctcgtTCTTCATATGAAGAGACTCTTTCAGAACAGAAATGATTTTTGATCTCATGTCGTGGTTTGTAGTTTTCTTCCTGTTGCCTCAATGTGACGTGTGTCTGCACGtgtgtttcagtttctcttcacGTGAAGCAGATGATTAAACATCTGAGCGGACGCAGTCATGAGCACACAAACCGTACGACGGTGACGTGCACACGCAGCCTGTGAAGTGTCTGAGCGGCTCAGCGTCCAGGAGGTGCGAGGGACCAGGCCGGGGATTAGCACCGCTCTGGGATTAAGCGGCTAATCCTCTCACTGGGCCGCCATTCCAACACAAACATGAGTCGGAGGGAAGTTCAGAGACCTGGACACACACCTGCTGTGTGAATCCAGCGTGAAACATCCGCTCCCTTTAATGTGAACTACATGAGCTTCGTTAGAAAGgtggacagaagaagaagagaggaggacagacacGTTCATCCTGAcgtgagacagatgagacactTTTCATCTCTTCACCATCAAACTCCTCCTGCGTTGAAGAGGACGCTTTAGATAATGTGAACATTTAGCTCTTGGTCTGTTTCCTGACTCGTAAACATCTGCAGATGTTCCGTGAATCCAGATGTGAGTGAATGTTAACACTTCCCAGCTCGTCCAGCTGCACCTGATCTGTCCACAGGAGTCGCTTCATCTGAGGGACGTGTTGGCGACGGCCGCCTGACGATCGCTGTGGAGGCTCGAAGGATCCTGTTGGTGTCGGAAACATCTGTAATGAGAACtggaacatctgtgtgtgtgtgtgtgtgtgtgtgtgtgtgtgtgtgtgactcaacaggagagggaggggaggtcTGTGATTGACAGCCCACttgtgattggctccagcctcacagatgatggatgaaaatcTTTCATGATCTTTGAACTGGgtcttgtttcctttttatctCTCAGCTCCTCGTCCGGTGGGATCTCctgtcagaggagcagaggagtggaggagcagaggagcagaggagtggaggagtggaggagtggaggagttCCCCCGGCGGACTGGGAcatctgcacacatctgcagctcagcagcttTCACACATCCGCTCTAAGTCCCTGGATTTTCTCCACCTTGCATCACATCACACTCTCCAGCTgcttcctccctcctcagccCTGCAGCCAGTGCACCCCCCCAACAGGAGAGGATCATcttactgtgagtgtgtgtgtgtgtgagtgtgtgagtgtgtgtgagtgtgtgtgagtgtgtgtgcatgaggttAAGTTGTGTATTTACTGAGCAGCCTTTGTGAGGTGGAAACATCGTCTCTGCTCTGTGGTTTGAACTCAGATGAGCTGGAACAGACAgaattctgttttttaattcagaGGTAAATGGATCATCCAGTTTTTGATCCTGAAgtttctgcagcagtttgaaataaaagttcAGTCTTCACCTAAACCACAACCTCTTAAAATGCAGGAGTTCTTTCCCTGACAGAGTCATGAGAGTTTTATTTCAACCTCTGACGACGTTTCAACTCTTCCAGTTGACTTTTGTCCGTTTGAGCTTTGATTTCATGACTCTTGGTTGTTTTTGTGCGTTCACTTCATCCATCACTTGTTCAGAGCGATGAGATAAACGACGCTGAATCAGTTTGGTAGTTGTGGATGTGTTGTATCGATCCAGCTGCTGATGTGATGTGAGACGCACCAGATGTCCGTCTCCACGTGGACAGATGTTCACATTCCAACCCGTGGCTGCAGAGGAGGCGTCCAGCTCTCACACATCGTCTCTGTCTCGGTGTGGACGTCACGAGCGGCGGCGTCCAGATGAAGAACGTGGAATCCATTAAAACTAAATCGTCTGAATCTGATGTTTTCGGAGCAGCTGATTCACAGAGAGTTTTTTTGGCCGACTTCCCTCCAGAGGACGGAAACATCGAGATCTGGAGGTGAACTCTGGTCCTGAACCAATCTGAGCATCCAACCAACAGCTGGAGCTCATTTACACACGTGTGTACTTATCACCGAGAGCGGAACGTCTCCTGTCAACAAAATGATTCTCTCAGTCTTTTTACCCTTCAATCTTTTCTTCCTTCCACAcatccttctcttcttctttctttctttcaaatgtttttctaacGTCTCTATTCTTTAAACCTTCATCccgttttctttcttttcttcctgatTTCCCAGCCGACCCTTTATTCTCTTTTAATCTCCTCTGttaatttctttctctttgttcctcccactcttttattcttctctccttcatttTTTGCCGCCTTCCTCCACTTTCTGtccctcctttccttcctttcccTCTTCACTCCATCTGAAACCAGGACTGGAGACTCCTCTATATTCACGGTTGATACCTGGTTTCATTTTCCTGTGAATCCATTTCCTTCCTCCTCGGAGCGGTCAGAGAAAGCCGAGACGTTTCCGACGTCTCGATCGCGGTGAAAGAAGTTCTTTGTTGTCGCGCTCTCACCATCACATTCCACGACGGTAAAACCCGAACACACGCGGAACATTCAAAGGCCTTAATGACATTCCTGTGTCTACTGAGCCTGAAGGCCTCGGCCGACTGAGCGAGCAGCAGCGGCAGAGCGACGGAAACAAAGGTCGAACGGTTTGTGTAGAAAACTACTGAAAGTTTCTGTCTGAACTTGCCGAAGTCGTTAAGGTTTTTCAGGGATCACGAGCCTGAAGCATGTTTCTGGAAACTAATTAAAGGAGTTCAGTGGTGTTTGACTTCATCTGAGAGAGTTCTCTGTAGAGCTAAagctttttaaagtttaaagtttgacTTTAAACTTGAAGCTCCAGTGTTCAAGATTCAGGTGAAACGATCTGTTGTTAGAAactgaaaagatgttttcacgTGTTTCAGCTAAACTGTACGActtcttgttttgtttaccCTCGAATgagacatttatatttacatactttatatttacatactttatatttacatactttatatttaaatactttatatttacatactttatatttacatactttatatttacatactttatatttacatactttatacaTAAACGTTATATTACTATGGGTCTTTCTctgaatgtaaaagttctgtaaagttaaaaagccAAAGTCTGTGGCGACGTGGGCTCGGATCAGAAAATACTATCGGAGAATtctatggttacttctggtttcacaAAAACCAAACTGGATTCTTGAAAATGCTCCGAAACATTTGCCGTCTCTGTGAGCCGATGCTTGTTCAGACAGAAGTGAACCTCAGGAACAATAGTCTGCAACAGGTCTTGTGATTCTCCAGATGTTAAATGACCATGTGCATCACACTGGTGCCTCCGTCGCGTCTGTATGCACATTGTTATGGATCCACTGTGGGCGTGTCCCAGACCACAGCGGCCTCACCACAATTCTTTCCATACATTTCATCAGACGTCAGAGCGAGGGATTCTTTCCTTTAGGGTCTCAGGCTTTGTTGGGGACACGCCAGATGACTTCCTCTTTCCACATTGCTGCTCGAGCGTTGGCGTCCACAGATCTCTGCAGCACGTTACTTGTGTTTTAACgccacatgatgatgatgatgatgatgatgaacagtTGGAGATCCTACACATGCGGGACATAAACAGCTTCACAGTGCCCCCTACAGGCCAAACACTCCAGAGACGCTGAAGACAGAAGAGTCTTTGAGAAAGACACTGGACCCAAACATCTGTTCTGTGACGAGGGACAAGCAAGTTTCCCACGTGGGTTGATGAAGAGCGATACGGGTTAAAAAGCGTCACCGTCACCCGCAGCTCCGAAACAAGTGATCAATCACCGGTgacaggaggtcaaaggtcatgttcAGTCATGTACAGTGAAAATCAACACCTCGTAAATGCTCCTGTTGTTCTGAGCAGCACCAGAACAACAGTGTGACTTTTATTATAGACTGTGAAATGTTGGAGGTGTGGGCTGAATGGCTCGTATTCACTGCTGCACgtacacaatgcacacacacacacacacacacacacacacacagcgtggGTGGACCAGTTGAACTCTGGTTTAGTTCAGGGGAAGTGTGGGCTGATCTCACAGCTGGTGAGTCCACAGCCGCAGGCCACAACTCAGTCTGCACCACTGCTCCTCCGCTGGACGAGCAGGTGACTGTTGTTTTACAGATGATGAACAGCAGCTCTCACACTGATTTCACTTTGTAATTGTGTTGGAGCTGAAGtcggaggagagcagaggaaacagcTGACGGGGAGTTTTGTCCTCCGAGCAGCGAAGAGAGAAGTGGGCGGAGAGGGTTTGGAACAGACTTggtgatatttcagtttttggGAGACGGTCGCTGTGTGAAGGGCGCAGCATCGTCACCTGTTGCAGTGACTCGACCCGGAGGTGTCGAGCACCCGCTGAAGACAAACTGCCTCCAAGTTCAGTTTAAATAAATCCAGTAAAACTTAAGTGTTCGCTGCCAACAGGCCTGAAGTgaagcagaacacacacacgcacacgcacacgcacacgcacacacacacacacacacacacacacacacacacacagccatctctctctccgCAGGCATCACTTTATGTATGAACTCGGGGAAAACACATAATAACAGTGGTTAAAGAAACACGTCTGccggctgcagctctgcagtaaaaatgaaaaacagcagcagaaacaaagagtTGGTTCAGATCAGAAATGTTGATTCAGAGGTTTTTCTGCCAAGATCAGAAATATTTCCGGTTTCGCCTTTTAACTACAAATTGCAGATAATTTACGTCACTTTCTTAATTTTTCCCGAGCTCGCCATCAGTTTATACACAGGTTCTCCTCCTGTCAGCGGCAGGGGCCTCCCTCGGCGTCCTGGAGCCCCGAGCTCGTCGAACAATGGAAAATCCTTCATGCTCGGGTGTGACATGTTCTGTTCTGTGACTGTCATGGACGTCGAGACGCAGCCATGCAGCAGAGTTTCAGATTGGAAACCTCAGAATTCGGATGGATGATAAAAGGGACCTGAGAGCAATGTCTTTCTAGAAGGAAGGAGATGGATGTGAAACGTTTCGCTCTGTCTGGTCGTTGACAGTTTGAGACATGGTGCCCAGAGTTGTTCCACACCAGACTGTCACAGTAACACAcctcacacagagcagctcTTCATCGCGCAGCTTGTTGTGTTAGCGTCCTGCAGCGAGGCTGGATACTTCATGAGCTACAATCAACTTTGTGTTTTGGCCTCGAGCTTTAAAACCTGTCAGAACTCTCACAGACGCCAAAGAGAGCGTGAGGAAGAGGCGAGCTGCATGCAAATGTGCActgaccaacaaacacacacacacagacacacacacagacacagaggtgaCTACACACAGCTGATTTTGATCTATGATTctcatgcaaatacacacacacacacacacacacactcttctaaCAACACTTGCATTGTGGGTCCCTCAAACATCGCGTCACACGTCTATTTGCATATTTCAGCCCATCGACTCAGTAAACGTgagattttcatttcatttaaaatatttctgtcagaaagatggaaatgaaaatgatctccTCCTCCCGGGCCTCCTCACTGTTCTCCTCAGCGACTGTTTTGGGGTCAGTGGCGGCTTCAGAGAGAATAGCAGAGGAGCAGCCTTGTTGACGGAGTTCAAACGGCTTCGTTGTGACCCTGAAGGCCTCGTCGTTGGTATGCAGCTCTCATCTCGCTCTCTTTTGAAAAGACCCTCTcgtcatcttctctctctctctctctctctctctctcttcccctcctgAGCGTGCAGCAGTCGTGGCTGATCACAGATCAGCAGACGACAcagtttttacagtgtagttTTGTCCCTTTAATGTTCAGGTGGTTTCCTCTCAGTCGTTCTGACGCTGATCTGAACCACAGTCATATTTCATCATGATCACTGTGCAGCTCTTCAGGAAACACGGCAggagacagatgtgtgtgaaatcAGACCGACACCAACAGATGACCGAACATCTGCTCTGAGCCGTCatgtttcctgcagctgttctcttctctcttaTCGGATGTTGTTCTGCAAATCCTCCAACACTCAGAGAAGCTGCGGAGACTTAGACTGAAGCAGTTTTCATTGTTTACAGGTGTGAACGTTCTGAGGTTCATCGTTAAAACCATCAGAGTGACACGTGTGTGATCTTCAGGACGCGCTCacacctggtttgtttcagagcttcagactCTGAAGGAGAGCGAGTGGCCGCGGCTGCAGGTTGTTTCTGAGAGTTTGTCTAAAGCCACGAAGACGATGTGAGAACGTGATGATAAACTTCTAAAACAGTCTGAAGGAGACAAACAGCTGATGATGAATTATCCTCTGGGGACAATGACCAGCACATAGTCACACTATCAGCAGGTCCGTTCACCTGCGATCAAACCAGAAACACAAACCAGAAGCTTCCGTATGTtgaagaatctgtttatagaaaTTCACCTGAAGGTGAAACGCTTTGTTTCATGTTTCCGTCGACGTgtcataaatatcaaacatgttagTGTCggagttcagcttcactctcaCCATCAATCAGCTGCTGACTTCATCACCAGCTCAGAACCACACTCTCCATCCATCCGCCTCCGTCAGCACTTTGAACCTCtcttcatttatcatttatccaTTGTCAGAGTAATAAGATTGATTCTGATCAAACCAATATGTTCAACTATCAT is from Paralichthys olivaceus isolate ysfri-2021 chromosome 17, ASM2471397v2, whole genome shotgun sequence and encodes:
- the dipk1c gene encoding divergent protein kinase domain 1C isoform X2 — protein: MCEDLCVLSLVEYKRCLYYENGKKVIEARWRGKPIILKSKLENFSSYEPLGILDYQDTAEELSPLDVVFYATLEVRNSLGLAEEDEDEEGGGGGNSSLAKLWGKKLKNQDKSFSRAELASLWSLLQQEEYTFLRVLQDLSVHVAKVLGSCGHFYAVEFLSAGHAWDQNIFSLEDVSGLQGQDQGGARGRWTAREMVHRIALSFLDMVWHFDNDFTHKLHLCDIKPENFAIRTDLTVVAIDVDMAFFEPKMRDILDQNCSSDDDCNFFDCSSRCILSKRKCSPRRRNSNLQVICEKIFRPWFSPTLLGAKAGLPLQVELQRAVQECSETDGGLEEKEEDAAGGAEGGGRDVHQRLLKVLTRLLHDGGASGERGGAQEEKDHTALNF
- the dipk1c gene encoding divergent protein kinase domain 1C isoform X1; its protein translation is MLPGGVAAGGGGRGGGRMCLLRWLGLRLWSRRGTLVFALLWFGSWLFLNGLVLVHRSIMSDYCTDDKSKRILQRLCLEFGDGSVTGDMCEDLCVLSLVEYKRCLYYENGKKVIEARWRGKPIILKSKLENFSSYEPLGILDYQDTAEELSPLDVVFYATLEVRNSLGLAEEDEDEEGGGGGNSSLAKLWGKKLKNQDKSFSRAELASLWSLLQQEEYTFLRVLQDLSVHVAKVLGSCGHFYAVEFLSAGHAWDQNIFSLEDVSGLQGQDQGGARGRWTAREMVHRIALSFLDMVWHFDNDFTHKLHLCDIKPENFAIRTDLTVVAIDVDMAFFEPKMRDILDQNCSSDDDCNFFDCSSRCILSKRKCSPRRRNSNLQVICEKIFRPWFSPTLLGAKAGLPLQVELQRAVQECSETDGGLEEKEEDAAGGAEGGGRDVHQRLLKVLTRLLHDGGASGERGGAQEEKDHTALNF